The Nitrosomonas sp. sh817 genome includes a window with the following:
- the aroE gene encoding shikimate dehydrogenase: MPDLYAVIGNPVSHSKSPLIHSAFAQQTQQSMEYTALLAPIGGFKLTVENFRQQGGKGLNVTVPFKLEAFQLSTRLTERATIAQAVNTLKFDDDEILGDNTDGAGLVCDIELNLSIPIAAKRVLLLGAGGAARGVILPLLQKHPALLAVANRTISKAKTLQEQFMMYGNIAAGDFSQFSKEKFDIIINATSASLHNELPGIGPGAFKHAELAYDMMYNLDAHTPFLKFAQQHGARQLADGIGMLVEQAAESFFVWRHVKPQTKPVIAMLKSANKI; this comes from the coding sequence ATGCCCGACTTGTATGCAGTAATTGGCAATCCTGTTTCCCATAGCAAATCGCCCCTGATACATTCCGCTTTTGCTCAACAAACCCAGCAATCCATGGAATATACCGCGTTGCTCGCTCCCATCGGCGGTTTCAAACTGACTGTTGAGAATTTCCGGCAGCAGGGCGGCAAGGGACTCAACGTTACGGTACCCTTCAAACTGGAAGCATTTCAACTGTCGACCCGTCTCACCGAGCGTGCAACGATTGCACAAGCTGTGAATACCCTTAAATTCGATGACGATGAAATTTTAGGCGATAACACGGACGGTGCCGGATTGGTATGCGATATCGAGTTGAATTTGTCGATCCCGATAGCTGCAAAACGCGTCTTACTGCTCGGCGCCGGTGGCGCCGCACGGGGTGTCATTTTACCGCTGCTGCAAAAGCACCCGGCGCTGCTGGCCGTTGCGAACCGTACGATTAGTAAGGCGAAAACGCTTCAGGAACAATTCATGATGTACGGCAATATTGCCGCTGGCGATTTTTCGCAGTTCTCTAAAGAAAAATTCGACATCATCATTAATGCTACCTCTGCCAGTCTCCACAACGAATTACCCGGCATCGGCCCCGGTGCTTTCAAACACGCCGAGCTGGCGTACGACATGATGTACAATCTGGATGCGCACACACCTTTCCTTAAATTCGCGCAACAACATGGGGCGCGGCAGCTCGCGGATGGCATCGGCATGCTGGTCGAACAAGCAGCCGAATCATTTTTTGTGTGGCGCCACGTAAAACCTCAAACAAAACCGGTAATCGCAATGCTGAAATCCGCCAATAAAATTTAA